From the genome of Marinobacter sp. F4206:
TGCGCTGGATCGACTCCACCAGGTACCAGATATTCTCCATCCGGCGCTCCGCCTGCTTGGGCGTGCCAGAATGCTGGTGCAGCCACTCCTCGTATTCGATATCAGTGAACAGTTGCTTGATGACGGGGATCGGGTTTTCGCTGTGCAGGCGCTCGCAGGTCGCATCGACCCAGTGAGCAAACCGGCGCAGGCGGTCCAGACCCTTCTCGGTGACGTGGGTTTCCGCGCCCATGTCCCCGAGTGCCTTGAACAGGCTGACGTCGCGGGCGCGGGCGTAGTGGCTCAGCTGCTCCAGGGTGCGCGGGCCGATTTCCCGGCGCGGCACATTGACCACCCGCAGAAAGGCGGCGTTGTCGTCCGGATTAATCAGCAGGCGCAGGTAGGACATGGCGTCCTTGATCTCGTTCTTGGAGAAGAATGACTGGCCCCCCGAGATTCGGTAGGGGATCTGATAGGTCTGCAGCTTCATCTCCAACAGGCGAGCCTGGTGGTTGCCCCGGTACAGTACGGCGAAATCGCGGAACTCCAGGCCCTGTTTCAGCTTCTGGTCGAGGATTTCGGTGGCCACCCGGTCGGTTTCGGAATCCTCGTTCCGACAACGAATGATGCGTAACTCCTCGCCAATGGTGTGGTCACTCCACAGCGCCTTCTCGAACACGTGGGGGTTATTGGCGATTACAGTGTTGGCACTGCGCAGGATGCGGCCGGTGGAGCGGTAATTCTGCTCCAGTTTGACGATCCTGAGGCTGGGGAAGTCTTCCTTCAGCTGCGCCAGGTTTTCCGGCCTGGCCCCGCGCCAGGCATAGATGGACTGGTCATCGTCGCCGACCACGGTAAAGGCAGCGCGCTCGGCCACTAGCAGCTTCACCAGTTCGTACTGGCAAACGTTGGTGTCCTGGTATTCATCCACCAGCATGTAGCGAATCTTTCGACGCCACTTGGCCAGAATGTCCGGATGAGTGCGAAAGAGCTGCACCGGCAGCAGGATCAAGTCGTCGAAGTCGACCGCGTTGTAGGCTTTCAGGTATTCATTGTATTTGCCGTAGACCAGGGCAATGCGCTGTTCCCGTTCGTCGGCGGCCTTGCTGAGGGCTTCGGCCGGCCCTCGCATGGCGTTTTTCCAGGACGAAATGGTCATCTGGACATCATTGAGTTCATCACCCGCCTCCGTGCTGCCTTCCCGGAGCATCAGGTCCTGCAGCAGCGCCTTGGCGTCTTCGGCGTCAAAGATGGAAAAACCGGGGTGGTAGCCCAGGTGGGTGTGCTCTTCCCGGATCATGTTCAGGCCGAGGTTGTGAAACGTGGAGACGATCAGACCCCGGGTGAGCTTGCGGTCGACAATTCGGCCTACCCGCTCTTTCATTTCCCGGGCGGCTTTGTTGGTGAAGGTCAGGGCAGCGATATGTCGGCCAGGAATGCCAAGTTGCTCAATCAGATAGGCAATTTTCCGGGTGATGACACTGGTTTTGCCACTGCCCGCACCGGCGAGGACGAGCAGGGGGCCGTCAGCGTAGCGAACCGCTTCACTTTGTCGGGGGTTGAGCTTGTTCACAAATAAAAGGCCAGAATGGGACAAAAAGGGAGTTTCGGACGTTTGGACTATTCTACACCAGCGTACCTTTCTGTACCTTGATGAACTATCGACTATCCTAGGTAGAACGGATTTGGTCGTTCACGCATAAATGGATTCTGCTTAATGACATTGCCACTGGAGACGATCAGGCCAACCCAGCTGCGTCTATTGGTTCTTGTTCCGGATTATTCGGATTTTCTGTGGCTCACCGATTTTCTGTCCCGCGATTCTGAATTCGACCCCGATGCCACCTGGTGCCCGGATCTCATCGATTGCGACGATCTGATCCGCAACGCGAGTTTCGATGTCATTGTCTGGGATTGTGTATTCCACGGTGGGTCAGAATCCGCCTTTCTTCAGTACCTTGCGGTTGCCAGCAACGAGAAGCCGGTACTGGCGCTGAGCGCCGAGCCGGCCGACGAACGGGCGTCGGAGCTGCTCGCTGCCGGCGCCGGGGACTACCTGAGCCGGCAAACACTCGATCACTGGGGCCTTCGCCGGGCGGTCAGGGGCCTCTGGTATCGGGGGCAATTGGCCGAATCGGCTCATGGCCAGCTGGGTCGCGATGTCGCTACCGGCTTCATCAACCGGGATCTGTTTTTTGACCGCCTGCAGCAATCGTTGCTGCGGGCGGAGCGGGGCGGCCAGCGCCTGGCCCTGCTGCATCTCAACATCGATGACTTCCGCAGTATCAATGAATCGTTCGGCTACCAGAAAAGCGACCAGTTGATGATGAAGCTGGCGGAGCGCCTGCGCCAAACGCTTCGCAGGGTCGATTCGCTGATGCGGATTGGCGGCGATGAGTTGGCTATCATCGTCGAAAAGGTGGAAGACTCTCTGGATATTACCCAAATCATCCGCAAAGTGGTCACCATGTTGGATGAGCCGGTAACCATTGACGGTCAGGCCATCGGGGTGAACGCCAGTCTGGGGGTCGCCACCTACCCCGAGGCCGGAGACAGCGCCGAGAACCTCTTGCGGCGGGCCAATCGCGCCATGTTCGAAGCCAAGCGCGATCCCGGTACCAGTTACCGCTTTTACGATCGCCAGTTGCACATTTCGGCCGGTTACCAGCTCAGGCTCGAGGCCGATCTTCGCAGTGCGCTCCGGGGCCGTGAGCTGGAGCTCTACTATCAGCCGCGTATTGACCTGGCCACGGAAGAGGTTCGTGGGGTGGAATGCCTGTTGCGATGGAACCATCCGGAGCGGGGGCTGGTCGGGCCGGATGAATTTATCCCGGTGGCGGAGCGCAGCGGACTGATCGTCCCGATTGGTTACTGGGTGATCGAGCAGGCCTGCAAACGGCTTCAGGAATCGGCGGAACTGGGTTTCCCGGGGCTGGTGTTTGCGGTCAACCTGTCGTTTCGCCAGTTTCACGACCGCAAGATGACGGAAACCATTTTCCGGATCATCTTCAATGCCAACGTCGATACCAGCCTGCTGGAGCTGGAGCTGACAGAGAGCGCCATGATGCACGACCCCGAGTATGCCCAGCGTTGCCTGCGCGAGCTTAATCAGCTCGGCATCAGCTTTGCACTCGATGATTTCGGCACCGGTTTCTCGTCACTCAGCAACCTCCAGCATCTGCCCATTTCCCTGGTCAAGATCGACAAGTCCTTCGTTCAGGACTTGGGACAGTCGGCTGACGCGGAACACATCATCCGGGCCATCATCAGTCTGGCTCACAGCCTCCAGATCAGTGTGGTTGCCGAGGGCGTGGAAACCGAGGGACAACTGGAGTTTCTACGCCAGCAGCATTGCGATGAGATTCAGGGCTACTATTATGCCCGGCCCATGCCCTGGAACGACCTTGTTCAATTCCTGCGCAGCCGCGGACAGTCTGCTTGCCTGCAGCGATAAGCCGCTGTACCTTTCCCTCTTTAATTCGATACCAATCTTATTTTCACAGAGGTTGCATGAACAGTATCTCCCGGCGCATAGCCGAAGAACTCGGCGTACGTGAGCAACAGGTCAACGCCACCGTCGAACTGCTTGACGAGGGCGCAACCGTTCCGTTTATCGCCCGCTACCGGAAAGAGGTCACCGGTTCGCTGGACGACAGTCAACTGCGCAACCTGGAAGAGCGGCTGCGCTATCTGCGCGAGTTGGAAGACCGCCGGTCCACCATCCTCAACAGCATCGAGGAACAGGGCAAGCTGACCGATGAGTTGCGTGACAGCATCAATAGCGCCGGCACCAAGAATCGCCTGGAAGATCTCTACCTGCCGTACAAGCCAAAGCGTCGCACCAAGGCTCAGATCGCCCGGGAGGCTGGCCTGGAACCGCTGGCGGATGCCCTTTACGACGATCCTACACTGGAGCCGGAGGCGACAGCGCAGGGTTACCTCAACACGGAGGCCGGGGTGGAAGATACCAAGGCGGCTCTGGATGGTGCCCGCTACATTCTGATGGAGCGGTTCGCCGAGGATGCGGAACTGCTGGGCAGCCTGCGCGATTT
Proteins encoded in this window:
- the rep gene encoding DNA helicase Rep, with translation MNKLNPRQSEAVRYADGPLLVLAGAGSGKTSVITRKIAYLIEQLGIPGRHIAALTFTNKAAREMKERVGRIVDRKLTRGLIVSTFHNLGLNMIREEHTHLGYHPGFSIFDAEDAKALLQDLMLREGSTEAGDELNDVQMTISSWKNAMRGPAEALSKAADEREQRIALVYGKYNEYLKAYNAVDFDDLILLPVQLFRTHPDILAKWRRKIRYMLVDEYQDTNVCQYELVKLLVAERAAFTVVGDDDQSIYAWRGARPENLAQLKEDFPSLRIVKLEQNYRSTGRILRSANTVIANNPHVFEKALWSDHTIGEELRIIRCRNEDSETDRVATEILDQKLKQGLEFRDFAVLYRGNHQARLLEMKLQTYQIPYRISGGQSFFSKNEIKDAMSYLRLLINPDDNAAFLRVVNVPRREIGPRTLEQLSHYARARDVSLFKALGDMGAETHVTEKGLDRLRRFAHWVDATCERLHSENPIPVIKQLFTDIEYEEWLHQHSGTPKQAERRMENIWYLVESIQRMLDDGKGTADELGIEDAITKLILRDMMEQREEEDDSDKVQLLTLHASKGLEFPHVFIMGLEEEILPHRSSIEEGNIEEERRLMYVGITRARETLTLTYAAARKQYGEKIETIPSRFLDELPEEDLKWEGQGDLDVEANQKKGKATLSALLGDLGN
- a CDS encoding bifunctional diguanylate cyclase/phosphodiesterase; translation: MTLPLETIRPTQLRLLVLVPDYSDFLWLTDFLSRDSEFDPDATWCPDLIDCDDLIRNASFDVIVWDCVFHGGSESAFLQYLAVASNEKPVLALSAEPADERASELLAAGAGDYLSRQTLDHWGLRRAVRGLWYRGQLAESAHGQLGRDVATGFINRDLFFDRLQQSLLRAERGGQRLALLHLNIDDFRSINESFGYQKSDQLMMKLAERLRQTLRRVDSLMRIGGDELAIIVEKVEDSLDITQIIRKVVTMLDEPVTIDGQAIGVNASLGVATYPEAGDSAENLLRRANRAMFEAKRDPGTSYRFYDRQLHISAGYQLRLEADLRSALRGRELELYYQPRIDLATEEVRGVECLLRWNHPERGLVGPDEFIPVAERSGLIVPIGYWVIEQACKRLQESAELGFPGLVFAVNLSFRQFHDRKMTETIFRIIFNANVDTSLLELELTESAMMHDPEYAQRCLRELNQLGISFALDDFGTGFSSLSNLQHLPISLVKIDKSFVQDLGQSADAEHIIRAIISLAHSLQISVVAEGVETEGQLEFLRQQHCDEIQGYYYARPMPWNDLVQFLRSRGQSACLQR